In Musa acuminata AAA Group cultivar baxijiao chromosome BXJ2-8, Cavendish_Baxijiao_AAA, whole genome shotgun sequence, one genomic interval encodes:
- the LOC135618333 gene encoding subtilisin-like protease SBT3.1: MKQLRSILIASALLAASLLFSSSSSLSTSTAEEGAAVYIVFVDEPVGEKPEAFHIRTLAAVLGSEESARRAILFHYTHAASGFAAKLTPKQVEELKKQPGVIQVMPSRTYSIHEPTSGAQVSVI, encoded by the exons ATGAAGCAACTCCGGTCGATTCTTATCGCCTCCGCCCTCCTCGCCGCGTcgcttctcttctcttcctcctcatcccTCTCGACCTCGACGGCGGAGGAGGGCGCCGCCGTCTACATCGTCTTCGTAGACGAGCCCGTGGGCGAGAAGCCCGAAGCCTTCCACATCCGAACCCTCGCCGCTGTCCTCGGGAG TGAGGAGTCAGCAAGGCGTGCCATCCTCTTCCATTACACGCATGCGGCGAGCGGGTTCGCGGCGAAGCTGACGCCGAAACAGGTCGAGGAATTGAAGA AGCAACCTGGTGTCATTCAAGTTATGCCAAGCAGGACCTACAGCATCCATGAACCCACTAGTGGTGCTCAGGTGAGTGTTATTTGA